The genomic region CAGGGCGTGCAGACCATGACCACCGCCGGTGACGTCAACACCCAGGCCGGCATGGCCGCCCACGTCTATCTCATCACCAAATCGATGGTGGACCAGCACTTCTACAATGCCGACGGCGAGCTGATGTTCGTGCTGCAGCAGGGCAATCTTCGCATCGTCACGGAGTTCGGCCGCATCGACGCCGAGCCCGGCGAGATCGTGGTGATCCCGCGCGGCGTCAAGTTCCGGGTGGAGATTCCGAGCGGACCGGCGCGTGGCTATCTCTGCGAAAACTACGGCGGCGCCTTCACGCTGCCGGAGCGCGGACCGATCGGCGCCAACTGCCTCGCCAATGCCCGCGACTTCCTGACGCCGGTCGCGCACTACGAGGACAAGGACACACCGACCGAGCTTTACGTGAAATGGGGCGGATCGTTGTTCAGGACGCAGTTGCCCCACTCGCCGATCGACGTCGTCGCCTGGCACGGCAATTATGCGCCGTATAAATATGATCTGCGCACCTTCTCGCCGGTCGGCGCGATCGGCTTCGATCATCCCGATCCCTCGATCTTCACCGTGCTGACCTCGCCGTCGGAGACCGCGGGCACGGCGAATATCGACTTCGTGATCTTCCCCGAGCGCTGGATGGTCGCCGACAACACCTTCCGCCCGCCGTGGTATCACATGAACATCATGAGCGAGTTCATGGGCCTGATCTACGGCGTCTACGACGCCAAGCCGCAAGGTTTTGTGCCGGGCGGCATGAGTTTGCACAATTGCATGCTGCCGCACGGCCCCGATCGCGATGCCTTCGAGCACGCCAGCAACGGCGAGCTGAAGCCGGTCAAGCTGACCGGCACCATGGCCTTCATGTTCGAGACCCGCTACGCGCAGCGCGTCACCGCGCACGCCGCGAATTCCGCGACGTTGCAGCATGACTACGCGGATTGCTGGAAGGGCCTCGCGAAGCGGTTCGATCCGAGCAAGCCGTAAGCTTCTTACCCTCTCCCCTTGTGGGAGAGGGTGGCTCGCCGCATAGCGGCGAGACGGGTGAGGGGTTCTATCCGCGCGTGAACCTCTCCTTCGGACTCGCGGACAGATACCCCTCATCCGGCGCTTCGCGCCACCTTCTCCCACAAGGGGAGAAGGGAAAGACCGAGCCAAGTGATGCCCCATCCCAACGACCCCAGCCTCCGCTCCTTCATCGGCGTCGATCCCGCCTCCGATTTTCCGATCCAGAACCTGCCTTATGGTGTGTTCTCGACCGCGGCCAATCCGACGCCGCGCGTCGGCGTGGCGATCGGCGACTATGTGCTCGATCTCTGGGAGCTTGAGCAGGACTCGCGGCTCGACGTGGGGCCGCTCGGCGTGTTCTCGACGCCGTCGCTCAATGCTTTCATGGCCTTGGGGCCAAAGGTCTGGACGAAGACGCGGGCGCGGATCAGCGAACTCCTGCGCGCCGATCATCCCGAGCTGCGCGACAACGAGGAGTTGCGCAAGCAGGCCTTGGTGCCGATACGCGACGCAAGATTGCATCTGCCGTTTGCGGTCTCCGGCTACACCGATTTCTATTCGTCGAAAGAACACGCCACCAATGTCGGCGTCATGTTCCGTGGCAAGGACAATGCACTGCAGCCGAATTGGCTGCATATGCCGATCGCTTACAACGGCCGTGCCTCGACTGTCGTGGTCTCCGGCACGAAGGTGAAGCGCCCGCGCGGGCAGCTCAAGCCGCCGAATGTGGAGGCGCCGAGCTTCGGACCGTGCAAGCGGCTCGATTTCGAGCTGGAGATGGGCGTGGTGGTCGGCCAGCCGTCGCCAATGGGCGGCATGCTCACGGAGCCGCAAGCCGAGGAGATGATCTTCGGCTTCGTGCTGCTCAACGACTGGAGCGCGCGCGATATCCAGCAATGGGAATATGTGCCGCTCGGGCCGTTCCTCGCCAAGGCGTTCGCGACCTCGATCAGTCCGTGGGTGGTGACGCGCGAGGCGCTGGAGCCATTCCGCCTCAACGG from Bradyrhizobium lupini harbors:
- the hmgA gene encoding homogentisate 1,2-dioxygenase yields the protein MNINTSPDQIIRSTAQVTPGYMSGFGNSFETEALPGALPIGRNSPQRCAYGLYAEQLSGSPFTAPRGSNERSWLYRIRPSVKHSGRFEKVDGGLWRSAPCHENDLPIAQLRWDPAPIPKEDMTFLQGVQTMTTAGDVNTQAGMAAHVYLITKSMVDQHFYNADGELMFVLQQGNLRIVTEFGRIDAEPGEIVVIPRGVKFRVEIPSGPARGYLCENYGGAFTLPERGPIGANCLANARDFLTPVAHYEDKDTPTELYVKWGGSLFRTQLPHSPIDVVAWHGNYAPYKYDLRTFSPVGAIGFDHPDPSIFTVLTSPSETAGTANIDFVIFPERWMVADNTFRPPWYHMNIMSEFMGLIYGVYDAKPQGFVPGGMSLHNCMLPHGPDRDAFEHASNGELKPVKLTGTMAFMFETRYAQRVTAHAANSATLQHDYADCWKGLAKRFDPSKP
- the fahA gene encoding fumarylacetoacetase, translated to MPHPNDPSLRSFIGVDPASDFPIQNLPYGVFSTAANPTPRVGVAIGDYVLDLWELEQDSRLDVGPLGVFSTPSLNAFMALGPKVWTKTRARISELLRADHPELRDNEELRKQALVPIRDARLHLPFAVSGYTDFYSSKEHATNVGVMFRGKDNALQPNWLHMPIAYNGRASTVVVSGTKVKRPRGQLKPPNVEAPSFGPCKRLDFELEMGVVVGQPSPMGGMLTEPQAEEMIFGFVLLNDWSARDIQQWEYVPLGPFLAKAFATSISPWVVTREALEPFRLNGPQQEPVPLDYLKQGKPQNYDLELDVSLRAAGANAPAGISRTNFKYMYWSSVQQLMHHASSGCAMNVGDLLGSGTISGPEKNQRGSLLEISWNGTEPIELPGGAKRSFLEDGDSLVMRGWCQGEGYRVGFGEVEGTILPAE